Proteins co-encoded in one bacterium genomic window:
- a CDS encoding cyclodeaminase/cyclohydrolase family protein: MSAKDFDYLNQSIKTYLLKLSQKTPFPGGGSVVALIGSLSSALINMVLNYTLGKEKYASYQDELINIKEENDKILEKFSQYIEEDSRLYFNIREYTKKNPPLANKYLIESVYLHFDICKEIIKIISFADKLISKGNRYLVSDAIIASKLAFTTFKIAKTSILVNIKCIDDINVLKKVLLDVEKLEEKIEDLYKKTTLLMDE; the protein is encoded by the coding sequence ATGTCAGCAAAGGATTTTGATTATCTAAACCAGTCAATTAAAACCTATCTCTTAAAACTCTCACAGAAGACACCTTTTCCAGGTGGTGGTAGCGTTGTTGCTTTAATAGGTTCTCTTAGTTCGGCACTAATAAATATGGTTTTAAATTATACATTAGGTAAAGAAAAGTATGCCTCCTATCAAGACGAACTTATAAACATTAAAGAAGAGAACGATAAAATACTCGAAAAGTTTTCACAATATATAGAAGAAGATAGTAGACTCTATTTTAATATAAGAGAATATACCAAAAAGAACCCTCCTTTAGCTAACAAATACTTGATAGAATCTGTATATCTACATTTTGATATTTGTAAAGAAATAATAAAAATAATTTCTTTTGCCGATAAACTTATAAGTAAAGGTAATAGATACCTTGTTTCTGATGCAATTATTGCTTCAAAACTTGCTTTTACAACTTTTAAAATAGCTAAAACAAGTATTCTGGTCAACATAAAATGTATTGATGATATAAATGTTTTAAAAAAAGTTCTTTTAGATGTAGAAAAGTTAGAAGAAAAGATAGAAGATTTGTATAAAAAGACAACCCTTCTTATGGATGAATAG
- a CDS encoding bifunctional 5,10-methylenetetrahydrofolate dehydrogenase/5,10-methenyltetrahydrofolate cyclohydrolase: protein MKANIIDGRAIAERIEKELLKELLFLSEKKIVPKLVTIQVGENPASSVYVKQQRNRCKKVGISYELRSFSDTLTEEEILKEIEKTNLDNSVTGIIVQLPLPVGIDSKKIQATISSSKDVEGVNPFNMGWVVYGKPIFVPCTAFAVMECIESVGVDLYGKEAVVVGHSNIVGKPVSLLLLEKFATVSICHIATSETGKLQEYVNRADILISAVGKPNVILGNWVKEDAIVIDVGINRVGDKLVGDVEFEEAVNKASHITPVPGGVGPITNAILLRNVVKAAKWKAI from the coding sequence ATGAAAGCTAATATTATTGATGGTAGAGCCATTGCTGAAAGAATTGAAAAAGAACTCTTAAAAGAATTGTTGTTTTTATCTGAAAAAAAAATAGTTCCAAAATTGGTAACTATTCAGGTAGGAGAAAATCCAGCAAGTAGTGTTTACGTGAAACAACAGAGAAATAGATGTAAAAAAGTTGGTATATCTTATGAGTTGAGGAGTTTTAGTGACACCTTAACTGAAGAAGAGATTCTTAAAGAAATAGAAAAAACTAATCTTGATAATTCTGTTACTGGTATAATTGTGCAACTACCTTTACCTGTTGGTATTGATAGTAAAAAAATTCAAGCGACTATTTCGTCATCTAAAGATGTGGAAGGAGTAAATCCTTTTAATATGGGTTGGGTTGTTTATGGGAAACCAATCTTTGTTCCGTGTACTGCTTTCGCTGTTATGGAATGTATTGAATCTGTTGGGGTTGACCTCTACGGTAAAGAAGCGGTTGTTGTTGGGCATAGTAATATTGTGGGGAAACCAGTATCTTTACTACTTCTTGAAAAATTTGCTACGGTATCAATATGTCATATTGCTACAAGTGAAACTGGAAAACTTCAAGAATATGTTAATAGAGCAGATATACTTATAAGCGCTGTTGGCAAACCTAACGTAATTTTAGGGAACTGGGTTAAAGAAGACGCTATTGTTATTGATGTTGGAATAAACAGGGTTGGAGATAAACTTGTTGGAGATGTAGAATTTGAGGAAGCCGTCAATAAAGCTTCTCATATAACTCCAGTTCCGGGAGGAGTAGGTCCTATTACAAATGCAATTCTTTTGAGAAATGTTGTAAAGGCGGCGAAATGGAAGGCAATATAA
- the rsxC gene encoding electron transport complex subunit RsxC: MEGNITIDYTKYKLKPVEEIKKLVEGLITIQILICEKCYKEFSSDIKPECQKIRNILESCGVTLVKCVAVPFLCNNYLTKEILSNIDPDIPIGVVACGIGIQFVSGRFSNRKVLTLTNTVSHSDNLTSIRGSHGISLGKELCASCGQCYLGSTGGICPVIDCAKSLLNGPCGGTDKNGMCEVDPTKKCAWVEIYERLQKQKRTISNVPETRDYNIFPYDEEAKISINNKNRRNEGFYGGLYPEDNKASISQIPIRTFPPPEKLYIFLSQHIGLPAKPIVNEGEKIKKGQKIGESTGFISSHIHSGVSGKVLSITEKRHPITNKKEIALVVENDGLETLDDSVYPLENWESLGKEEIITFLLDKGLVGLGGAMFPSVAKLSPPKPVDTLIINGSECEPHLSGDNRLMCEYPEDILKGVSVIEKILDVKRTFFCVEDNKEEAYQNIKKCSTPSVNILKLKTKYPQGAERMLIRRSINRTVPPDGLPFDVGVVVFNVATAYSIYKAVYEGLPLIERVVTVDGEGVSGKGNFLMKVGTPLEDIARVCFSDSFDLSNYEVKMGGPMMGVLQEDLNSYIVKGTTGIISNKRSPVDVSTERVCIKCGRCVDVCPMELYPHYFAFYGKKGLWNKCVEYEVKNCIECGCCQYICASKIDILSLIKKAKLYVDNKT, encoded by the coding sequence ATGGAAGGCAATATAACAATTGATTATACAAAATATAAACTTAAACCAGTAGAAGAAATTAAAAAACTCGTTGAAGGTTTAATCACTATACAGATTTTGATATGTGAGAAATGTTATAAGGAATTTAGTTCTGATATAAAACCAGAATGTCAAAAGATACGAAATATTCTTGAGAGTTGTGGTGTAACTCTTGTTAAGTGTGTGGCTGTTCCTTTCTTGTGTAACAATTATCTAACAAAAGAAATCCTTTCAAATATAGACCCGGATATACCCATAGGGGTAGTGGCTTGTGGTATAGGAATCCAGTTTGTTTCTGGCAGGTTTTCAAATAGAAAGGTTTTAACATTAACCAATACAGTTTCTCATAGCGACAATTTAACAAGTATAAGAGGTTCCCACGGAATATCTTTAGGTAAAGAACTATGTGCTTCTTGTGGACAGTGTTATCTTGGTTCCACGGGTGGAATTTGCCCGGTAATAGATTGCGCAAAAAGTCTTCTAAACGGACCTTGCGGTGGGACAGATAAAAATGGAATGTGTGAGGTTGACCCAACAAAAAAGTGTGCCTGGGTTGAGATATATGAAAGATTGCAAAAACAGAAAAGAACTATTTCTAATGTACCTGAAACAAGAGATTATAATATATTTCCTTATGATGAAGAAGCAAAAATTTCAATTAATAATAAAAATAGAAGAAACGAAGGTTTTTATGGTGGGCTTTACCCTGAAGATAATAAAGCAAGTATTTCTCAAATCCCTATAAGAACTTTCCCTCCACCAGAAAAATTATATATATTTCTTTCACAACATATAGGTCTACCAGCAAAACCTATTGTAAACGAAGGTGAAAAAATAAAAAAAGGTCAAAAGATAGGGGAATCTACAGGTTTTATCTCTTCTCATATCCATTCAGGGGTGAGTGGAAAGGTTCTTTCTATTACAGAAAAAAGACACCCTATCACCAACAAAAAAGAGATTGCTCTGGTGGTCGAAAACGATGGTCTTGAGACCCTTGATGATTCAGTATATCCCTTGGAAAACTGGGAATCTCTTGGGAAGGAAGAAATTATTACATTCTTGTTAGATAAAGGGCTGGTGGGTTTGGGTGGTGCTATGTTTCCTTCTGTTGCAAAATTGTCACCTCCAAAACCTGTTGATACTTTGATTATAAACGGTTCTGAATGTGAGCCCCACCTTAGCGGAGATAACCGTTTGATGTGCGAGTATCCAGAAGATATTCTTAAAGGTGTTTCTGTTATAGAAAAAATTCTTGACGTAAAAAGAACCTTTTTTTGTGTAGAAGATAATAAAGAAGAGGCTTACCAAAATATAAAAAAATGTTCAACCCCATCCGTAAATATTTTGAAATTAAAAACCAAATACCCTCAAGGCGCTGAGAGGATGCTTATCAGAAGGAGTATAAACAGGACTGTTCCTCCAGATGGATTGCCTTTTGATGTTGGGGTGGTTGTTTTTAATGTAGCCACAGCATACAGTATCTACAAAGCAGTGTATGAGGGACTGCCACTTATTGAAAGGGTTGTTACTGTTGATGGAGAAGGCGTTTCTGGAAAAGGTAATTTTTTGATGAAGGTGGGGACTCCTTTAGAAGACATTGCAAGGGTATGTTTTTCGGATTCTTTTGATTTGAGTAATTATGAAGTTAAGATGGGTGGTCCTATGATGGGGGTTTTACAGGAAGATTTGAACTCTTATATTGTTAAAGGAACTACCGGGATTATATCCAACAAAAGAAGCCCTGTTGATGTTTCAACAGAACGAGTATGTATAAAATGCGGGAGATGTGTTGATGTTTGTCCTATGGAATTGTATCCGCACTATTTTGCTTTTTACGGAAAAAAAGGGTTATGGAACAAATGTGTTGAGTATGAAGTTAAAAATTGTATAGAATGCGGATGTTGCCAGTATATCTGTGCTTCTAAAATAGATATACTGAGTTTAATTAAGAAGGCAAAATTATATGTTGATAACAAAACTTAA
- a CDS encoding methylenetetrahydrofolate reductase C-terminal domain-containing protein — protein sequence MLITKLKNKDKLLKLCEEENLYIIKCFGCKEVFFPEKDINLFIAENEDKIKGVLRIDYLCNQEFASEYIKKNLPAILKTDKLLIFSCGVGVQVVAKLLEDKVVLPGCDTFYLHGFQGVSSQDVDCEQCGNCYLNITGGICPLTACAKGLLNGPCGGADENGKCEVNSKIDCGWILIYNRLNSIKTSNDKLFSDISVRDYSLISKKAKDEF from the coding sequence ATGTTGATAACAAAACTTAAAAATAAAGACAAATTATTAAAACTTTGCGAAGAAGAGAATTTGTATATCATTAAATGTTTTGGGTGTAAAGAGGTTTTTTTCCCTGAAAAAGATATCAACCTATTTATTGCGGAAAACGAAGATAAGATAAAAGGAGTTTTAAGGATAGATTACCTTTGCAACCAAGAGTTTGCCTCAGAATATATTAAAAAAAATCTTCCTGCAATCCTTAAAACTGATAAATTACTTATATTTTCTTGTGGTGTTGGTGTTCAGGTTGTAGCCAAACTTTTAGAAGATAAGGTTGTTTTACCTGGTTGTGACACCTTTTATTTGCACGGATTTCAAGGTGTGTCTTCTCAAGATGTTGATTGTGAACAATGCGGGAATTGTTACTTAAATATTACTGGTGGGATATGTCCCTTAACTGCTTGTGCTAAAGGGTTGTTGAATGGTCCTTGTGGCGGAGCGGACGAGAATGGTAAATGCGAAGTAAACTCAAAAATTGATTGTGGGTGGATTTTGATATATAATCGGTTAAACTCAATAAAAACCAGTAACGATAAACTATTTTCTGATATTTCTGTAAGAGATTATAGTCTTATATCTAAAAAGGCAAAAGATGAATTTTGA
- a CDS encoding methylenetetrahydrofolate reductase, producing the protein MNFEEKLRSKQFVFTSEVGPPKGINLLPHIQEAEKLKIKIDAFNVTDIQSSVMRLGSLATSRLLIERGLEPIFQLTCRDRNRLALQSDLLSASVLGIRNVLLLTGDHTLLGDHPQAKPVFDLDSVSLLQTATGLMEGKDMVGNQLDGSPQFFLGAVVNPGYIPLDLQLAKMEKKIEAGAKFFQTQAVYDIGSFESFMNRVSKYNVPILAGIVLLKSAGMAKFMNENVAGVSVPDKYIKLLADADKKERAKVSIKIAVELIRGVKALCAGIHLMPLGWDRYILDILNESGF; encoded by the coding sequence ATGAATTTTGAAGAAAAATTAAGATCGAAACAGTTTGTTTTTACAAGCGAGGTAGGACCTCCAAAAGGGATAAATCTTCTTCCACATATACAGGAAGCAGAAAAGTTAAAAATAAAAATAGATGCTTTTAATGTGACCGATATCCAAAGTTCAGTTATGCGGTTGGGTTCTCTTGCTACATCTCGGTTGCTTATTGAGAGGGGCCTTGAACCTATCTTTCAACTTACCTGTAGAGATAGAAACCGCCTTGCTTTACAATCCGACTTATTGAGCGCTTCTGTATTGGGTATAAGAAACGTTCTGCTTCTAACAGGTGACCATACGTTACTTGGTGACCACCCTCAAGCAAAACCAGTTTTTGACCTTGACTCTGTTTCTCTGCTACAAACTGCAACAGGGTTGATGGAAGGGAAGGATATGGTAGGTAACCAACTTGACGGTTCACCTCAATTTTTTCTTGGTGCTGTAGTAAACCCAGGGTATATCCCGCTCGATTTACAGTTGGCTAAAATGGAAAAGAAGATAGAAGCAGGCGCAAAATTTTTTCAAACTCAAGCGGTTTATGATATTGGCTCTTTTGAAAGTTTTATGAATAGAGTTAGTAAATATAATGTTCCGATTTTAGCAGGTATCGTATTGTTAAAATCTGCTGGTATGGCAAAATTTATGAACGAAAATGTTGCTGGTGTGAGTGTCCCTGATAAATATATAAAACTGTTGGCTGATGCTGATAAAAAAGAGCGAGCAAAAGTTAGTATAAAGATTGCTGTAGAACTTATTAGGGGAGTAAAGGCTCTTTGTGCAGGTATCCATTTAATGCCACTAGGTTGGGATAGGTATATATTAGATATTCTTAATGAATCTGGTTTTTAG
- a CDS encoding right-handed parallel beta-helix repeat-containing protein → MKIIKCMFLLVILSAFSARSQSSYSDWLKRRDALKEDGSVMRYYTFEDVKDSKSVVKDLGKDGKDLTYLPYTDPETKEVFDDLKIVEGRWREKKAIRLNRGSFRGEAYNIGDNNQFTAEVWFKRQGIGDILLRSKRRNGTILSVSGYSQGWRIITAYEQPTTLIFEVGQPLGATSVSVKIPIADDVWQHLIVTFDGSQMNIYINGQLLETSMTMRNEKRQIVKADSFEGKYVATKTPFVIGYSAHGVGSTKLDIDEVIIYNRALKPEEIVVSRKDIFSKADTYLKQKDYSKARSEYLKMKGLPGYGTEMALFNIAETYMLEKDYSNAHKTFNEILNLDAIPDLYKVHTLFKQAELYIKQKNFANARKSLEKIQKIEEALNDHRFEARLKVGDTYKEEKLHSTARKIFADLLIQEEKLSHPNEGHRLKLRDRLEELEGVADGNNVKTRQEKLSERINLPKKMIYVSTKGADTNSGTEKSPFKTIKRAQEEVRKIKEKGLPTGGVKVILREGRYFLDEGLYFGKEDSGTEDSPIVYSSYLGEKVRLIGGQQVRDFKLVTDSEIKKVLPKEAVGKVFVADVKKTGIENYGQLSAMKGTGGSTPHGMELFFNGSPLRLARWPNQGHARTSGIAKKDGALQGRGPSQKGGFKYSDKRHERWVNEKDAWMCGFWYYVFSKDHIKIDSINTTEKVIQFSSLGGGDNSSIAINVPYYAYNLLSELDEPGEWYLDREKGLLFLYPTSPIQTSEVIVSTIDKPVISMKEASNILFSNISIEATQVNGVEIEGGRNNLIASSVIKNVGQWGVVVNNGWEHSIVGCDVYDVGAGGISLTGGDRVKLIPSCHLAENNHIYRFNRFDQGYRQGISIDGCGQRISHNLIHDSPMQGIYFNAMDHIIEYNELHDVVHEGRELGAMYIYGAHNGWRWMNRGSVIRNNFIHHISYQSSPNLSQGLNCIHLDGRNGGLVLENNIFYKFPNGISSSHPDMIHINNVFVDATRGGVSIGERGLNYFFSPEGEPILSRISGWAQKIKSVRYKQPPWNYRYPQLVSALMDNELMKSKNNVVERNISTGGPFINARVSQKENNISYNFDGGEPFFIDKEGMNFHIRPGSPAYALSGYMPVDMGEIGVYKDNLRASWPVNRSKEDIGKYLLEGWKAVSDLKTTEMAPTGRISEPLEYIIEKRKTDIKIDGRLDKNEWLGLDKKKAMIIENEYKGDKEKKGPKTYAWALYDKEYFYIAAIFEPDPYKEGMAPNLKKFTGDFFEVDIEGRHGTHSLSWWTDDMATGPLYVLVFNANGTLRVSNKFGMPYKDIKKLEETVEYKVSLLNEETREWAVEIKIPFANIWLNPDEIERTSFNLGTYKRSGFFAWVPTGTSFWRLENAGFVKFEK, encoded by the coding sequence GTGAAGATAATTAAATGTATGTTTTTATTAGTTATTCTTTCCGCTTTTTCAGCAAGAAGTCAATCAAGTTATTCTGATTGGCTAAAAAGGAGAGATGCTTTAAAAGAAGACGGTAGTGTAATGAGGTATTATACCTTTGAAGACGTTAAAGATAGTAAAAGTGTGGTCAAAGATTTAGGTAAAGATGGGAAAGACCTTACCTACCTACCTTATACAGACCCTGAAACTAAAGAAGTTTTTGATGATTTGAAGATAGTTGAAGGAAGGTGGCGTGAAAAAAAAGCTATAAGACTAAATAGAGGTTCTTTTAGAGGAGAGGCATACAATATTGGTGATAACAACCAGTTTACTGCTGAAGTTTGGTTTAAACGTCAAGGTATTGGAGATATTCTACTCAGGAGTAAAAGGAGAAATGGAACCATACTTTCTGTCTCAGGGTATTCTCAAGGGTGGCGGATTATTACAGCATACGAACAACCTACAACATTAATTTTCGAGGTGGGGCAACCTTTAGGCGCCACAAGCGTTTCTGTTAAAATCCCTATTGCCGACGATGTTTGGCAACATCTGATAGTTACTTTCGATGGGTCTCAAATGAATATTTATATAAACGGGCAGTTGCTTGAAACCAGTATGACAATGAGAAACGAAAAACGACAGATAGTTAAAGCAGACTCATTTGAAGGTAAATACGTTGCAACAAAAACTCCTTTTGTGATAGGTTACTCAGCCCACGGTGTTGGTTCAACAAAACTTGATATAGACGAAGTTATAATATATAACAGAGCGTTAAAACCAGAAGAGATCGTTGTATCCCGAAAAGATATATTTTCAAAAGCTGATACTTATTTAAAACAGAAAGATTACTCTAAAGCTCGCTCAGAGTACCTTAAAATGAAAGGTCTGCCTGGGTATGGTACTGAAATGGCTCTATTTAATATTGCTGAAACATATATGCTTGAAAAGGATTACTCTAACGCTCACAAAACTTTTAATGAGATACTTAACCTTGATGCTATTCCAGACTTATACAAAGTTCATACTCTGTTCAAACAGGCAGAACTTTATATTAAACAAAAAAATTTTGCAAATGCCAGAAAATCTCTTGAAAAGATACAAAAAATTGAAGAAGCACTTAACGACCACCGTTTTGAAGCTCGTTTAAAAGTTGGAGATACATATAAAGAAGAAAAACTCCATTCTACTGCAAGAAAAATATTTGCAGATTTATTGATTCAGGAAGAAAAACTTTCACATCCAAATGAAGGACATCGTTTAAAGTTAAGAGATAGGTTGGAAGAGTTAGAAGGTGTTGCAGACGGAAATAATGTAAAAACAAGGCAAGAGAAACTTTCTGAACGGATAAATCTACCTAAAAAAATGATATACGTGTCAACTAAAGGAGCCGATACCAATTCTGGAACAGAGAAAAGCCCTTTCAAAACAATAAAAAGGGCTCAGGAAGAGGTTCGAAAAATTAAAGAGAAAGGTTTACCAACAGGCGGTGTTAAGGTTATTCTTAGAGAAGGGAGATATTTTCTTGACGAAGGCCTATATTTTGGGAAAGAAGATTCAGGTACAGAAGATTCTCCAATAGTTTATAGTAGTTATCTGGGAGAAAAAGTTAGACTGATAGGAGGTCAACAGGTAAGAGACTTTAAACTAGTTACCGATTCTGAAATAAAAAAAGTTTTACCTAAAGAAGCGGTAGGTAAGGTTTTTGTTGCCGATGTAAAAAAAACAGGAATAGAGAATTATGGACAACTTTCTGCAATGAAAGGTACAGGTGGTTCTACTCCACACGGGATGGAACTATTCTTTAACGGTTCGCCTTTACGGCTTGCTCGCTGGCCAAATCAAGGACACGCAAGAACCTCTGGTATTGCAAAAAAAGATGGCGCACTACAAGGACGAGGACCTTCGCAAAAAGGTGGATTTAAATATTCTGATAAAAGGCACGAAAGATGGGTCAACGAGAAAGACGCTTGGATGTGTGGTTTCTGGTACTACGTGTTTTCAAAGGACCATATTAAAATAGATTCTATAAATACTACTGAGAAGGTTATTCAATTTTCATCTTTAGGTGGTGGCGACAATAGTTCGATTGCTATTAATGTTCCATATTATGCGTACAACCTGTTAAGTGAACTTGATGAACCAGGCGAATGGTACCTTGATAGAGAAAAAGGACTCTTGTTCTTATACCCGACATCTCCAATACAGACCAGCGAGGTAATAGTTTCTACCATTGATAAGCCAGTAATAAGTATGAAAGAGGCTTCAAACATACTTTTTTCAAATATTTCAATAGAGGCAACTCAGGTTAACGGAGTAGAGATTGAAGGTGGCAGAAACAATCTAATTGCATCAAGCGTTATAAAAAATGTTGGTCAGTGGGGTGTTGTTGTAAATAATGGTTGGGAACACTCAATAGTAGGTTGCGATGTCTACGATGTTGGCGCTGGGGGCATTTCTCTTACTGGCGGCGATAGAGTTAAACTTATACCATCTTGTCATTTAGCTGAAAATAACCATATATACCGATTTAACAGGTTTGACCAAGGTTATAGGCAAGGGATAAGCATAGATGGGTGTGGACAGAGAATATCTCATAACCTTATACACGATAGTCCTATGCAAGGAATATATTTTAATGCAATGGACCATATTATAGAGTATAACGAACTACACGATGTGGTTCACGAAGGTAGAGAACTTGGTGCTATGTATATTTATGGTGCTCATAATGGATGGAGATGGATGAATAGAGGTAGTGTGATAAGGAACAACTTTATACACCATATAAGTTACCAATCTTCTCCTAATTTAAGCCAAGGTTTGAACTGTATACATCTTGACGGTAGAAATGGAGGGCTTGTTCTGGAGAATAACATTTTTTACAAATTTCCCAATGGTATTTCTTCTTCTCACCCTGATATGATACATATTAATAATGTTTTTGTCGACGCTACAAGGGGCGGTGTTAGCATAGGAGAGAGAGGGTTAAACTACTTTTTTAGCCCGGAAGGAGAACCTATTCTGAGTAGGATATCTGGCTGGGCTCAAAAAATTAAGAGCGTAAGGTATAAACAGCCACCTTGGAATTATCGTTACCCTCAATTGGTTTCTGCTCTTATGGATAATGAGTTGATGAAATCTAAGAATAATGTTGTTGAACGAAATATCAGCACAGGCGGACCTTTTATTAACGCAAGAGTTTCTCAAAAAGAAAACAATATATCATATAATTTTGATGGCGGTGAACCTTTCTTTATTGATAAAGAAGGTATGAACTTTCATATAAGACCTGGTTCACCTGCTTACGCTCTTAGTGGGTATATGCCCGTTGATATGGGAGAGATAGGTGTTTATAAAGATAATTTAAGAGCAAGTTGGCCTGTCAATAGAAGTAAAGAAGATATTGGTAAGTATTTGTTAGAAGGGTGGAAAGCAGTCTCAGATTTAAAAACTACTGAAATGGCGCCAACTGGTAGAATAAGTGAGCCCCTTGAATATATAATAGAAAAACGGAAAACTGATATAAAAATAGATGGTAGGTTGGATAAAAATGAGTGGTTAGGTCTTGATAAAAAGAAAGCAATGATAATTGAAAACGAATATAAAGGGGATAAAGAGAAGAAAGGTCCTAAGACTTACGCATGGGCCCTTTATGATAAAGAGTATTTTTATATTGCGGCAATATTTGAACCAGATCCTTACAAGGAAGGTATGGCACCTAACCTAAAAAAATTTACAGGAGATTTTTTTGAGGTTGATATAGAAGGCAGGCATGGCACACATAGTTTGAGTTGGTGGACAGACGATATGGCAACCGGTCCATTATATGTTCTTGTTTTTAATGCTAATGGCACTCTTAGGGTTAGCAATAAATTTGGTATGCCATATAAAGATATAAAAAAACTTGAAGAAACAGTTGAATATAAGGTATCCCTTCTTAATGAAGAGACAAGAGAATGGGCAGTAGAAATAAAGATACCTTTCGCAAATATATGGCTAAATCCAGATGAAATAGAAAGAACATCTTTTAACCTTGGAACTTATAAGAGGAGTGGTTTTTTTGCTTGGGTCCCAACAGGCACTTCATTCTGGCGTCTTGAGAATGCAGGTTTTGTGAAGTTTGAAAAATAA